GCATTAGCCCGCGTCAAGCCCAACTGCACGTTGGCGGCATCGCTACCCAAATTGCAGGTATGCCCGGTTAGTTTGATCCGGCTTTGGCAGCTTCTGGCCGCGCTCAAAAGTTCGTTGCTGCTGTTCGCAGATTCCGGCGTTAATTTGCTGGAATCAAATTTGAAATACACGGTAAAAGACGGCGTGCCAGAGATTTGCGCCGCGGTATCCGGCGAGACTTTAGGAATACCCGCCGCGGTCGGCTCAGTAGGTAACTCAGGCATCGGATCCGATGTTTGCGGATTGTCGTTGCCGGATGCCGACTGTTGCGCCTCTTGCTTAGCAGCAATCGCTTGATCCGGTTTAGCGTCGGCAAGCAAGGTTGGAGCGGCTTCTGTTGAGGGCTGCGGCGCTTGGGTATCGGGGGTTGCCGGCTCAGGACCGGTGTCTGGTGTTGCCGGTTTATTCAAGGCTGAGGTCTGGGTAATAGCTGCCGGCTTTTGCGCTAAATCAGGCACTAAAACCGCCACCACGGCCAGCAAACCAATCACACCAAGCAACCACGGCACATTGCTGCGCAAGGGTTTTTTAAAGGTTTTGTCTGATTTGCCTTGCGGATTGGCAGAACTCAGCCGCGCTTTGTCCGTAGACGGAATAATGCCATCCAGGCCGTCGTGATCGAGTGATCGAGGTTTTTTCATGGAATTCCCTTAAGTTCCGTTTGCCAGAAGCCTGCTGAATATTTGCAGGGACAGTGTGAGCAAGCACCGACTTAAATTTGTTGGGCTATCATATGCAAGTTTTCCTGCAGAATCAAAATTGATGCTGGTTCAAATAATTAGTTCTTAGGATTTGACACTGAACTAATTCAGTGAACCCTGAAACCAACTTGACCCAGTAATCGAATACTTGCGAAGCAAATGATGATTTGCATCAACTTCGCTACACTTGATAATAACGATTACCAGGGAAGCAAGCCTGCTCAAGCAAGGATGATCAACATCCTGACATCGATTTCGAGAATCCGTTATGCCAGAAAAAACCACGCCACATTCGCCACAGACCAACACCAATACCGACCTGCCCAGCTGTAACCGTTGCCGAGACCTGGAAGAACTGGATTTCGATTTTAGTTTTGCCTATCAGCCCATCGTCAATTTTTTTGCCCGCACCGTTTTTGCCCACGAAGCGCTGGTGCGCGGTGTTAACGGTGAATCGGCCGCATCGATACTCGCCAAAGTCACCGATGCCAACCGCTATCGCTTCGACCAAAACTGCCGGATTAAAGCCGTGGAAGGCGCAGCGAGGTTGGGTATCCAGGAGTTTGTATCGATTAACTTCATGCCGAATGCGGTTTACCAACCCGAAGCCTGCATCCGCTCGACTTTTGAAGCCGCGCAACGCTACAACTTTTCCAAAGACCGCATCATTTTCGAAGTGATTGAAGGCGAGGATGTGTCCGACCGTCCGCATTTAATCAATATATTCACCGAATACCGGCGCTTTGGTTTTAAAACCGCTATCGACGACTTCGGCGCGGGCTACGCCGGCCTGAACCTACTCGCCGAATTCCAGCCGGATGTGCTGAAACTGGATATGGATTTGGTGCGCGACATCAATCTCAGCAAGCCCAAGCAGGCGATAGTGGGAGGGGTTGTGCAAATCTGCCGCGAACTCGGCATCGAAGTGCTGGCGGAAGGCATCGAAACCAAGGCCGAACGGGATTTTCTGCTGGGCTGCGGCGTCACGCTGTTTCAAGGCTATCTGTTCTGCAAACCCACATTTCAGGCTATCGGCCAAATCAATCCGGATGCCTGGTCTTAAGAGCAGACCCGCTACCTTAAAACTTGACTGCCTGGCGCTTGGCGCCCCAATCGCCGGGTAAAGGATTAAACACCCCGGCACAAGAACATCCGCAAAACCGGCAGTTGCCGGCGGCATCCAAATTCCAATCCGACAGTTCGTACCAATCACGACCGATCAAAATTTTCCCGCAGCTGTGGCAATAGGTGCTCTCCGCCGATTTGTCGTGAACATTGCCGACATAGGCGTAACGCACGCCGTTTTTCAAGGCAATGCTGCGCGCCAGCAACAATGTGGACCGCGGCGTGTGCGGGGTATCCGTCATTTTCCAATCCGGATGAAACGCGGTGAAATGCATGGGCACATCCGGACCAAGATGCTCGACCACCCATTGGGTCATGGCTTCCAATTCCGTCTCGGAATCGTTGGCGCCGGGAATCAGCAACGTGGTCAACTCCAACCAGACCGGGGTCTCGTGTTTTAAATATTGCAGCGTTTCCAGCACCGCTTGCAGATGGCCACCGGTGATCTTGTGGTAAAAATCCTCGGAGAAGGCTTTTAAATCGACATTGGCCGCGTCCATGTAGCGGTAAAACTCGGCGCGCGGCTCGGCGCAGACGTAGCCGGCGGTCACAGCCACGGACTTCAAACCCAGCTCCCGGCAGGCTTGTGCCGTATCGATGGCGTATTCGTGGAAAATCACCGGATCGTTGTAGGTATAGGCGACGCTGCTGCAAGCGTGCTCCAGTGCGGCTCGGGCTATTGCTTCCGGCTCGGCCCGGCTCATCAGCGTGTCCATCTCCCGCGACTTGCTGATGTCCCAATTCTGGCAAAATTTGCAGGCTAAATTGCAGCCCGCGGTGCCGAAAGAAAAAATCGGCGTGCCGGGTAGAAAATGGTTTAACGGCTTTTTCTCGATGGGATCGATGGCAAAACCGCTGGAGCGGCCGTAACTGGTCATCACGATTTGACCATGCAGATTCTGCCGCACAAAGCACAAGCCGCGTTGGCCTTCATGCATTTTGCAAAAGCGCGGACACAAGTCGCACTGCACCTTGCCGTCCGCCAACACATGCCAATAACGGGTGATTGCGGTATCCGCGCTGAGTAAAGTAGTCATGGCGATGCTCCTTGAACCCCAAGCATAAAATCGGGTCGTTATCGGCGAGAGTTAGCAGTAGAATAAACCCAAGATGGGCGGGGTATTCAATTTTTTGATGCGCCGCTATCCGCCCGGCTTCTGATCGTATTAAAACTTTAAAAAAGGATCAGCGCATGAATAGAAAACCCGCCGTAGCAGGACGGTTTTATCCTGCCCACCCCCAACAACTTCATGACGCAGTGTCCGGCTATTTGCAGGACCTACGCCCCACCGGCAAAGCGCCCAAAGCCATGATCGTGCCGCATGCCGGATACGTTTATTCCGGGCCGATAGCCGCTACCGCTTACGCCCGTTTAAAGCCCGCCGCAGCCAGCATTACCCGCGTGGTATTGATCGGCCCTTCGCATCACGTGGCGTTTCGCGGCTTGGCAGTCAGCAGAACCCACGCTTACACCACCCCGCTCGGCGATGTTGAGGTAGACCAGGCCGCTATCGAGGCCTTAGTGAGTTTGCCGTTTGTAGAATATATCGAACAAGCCCACACGCTGGAACACAGCCTGGAAGTACATCTGCCGTTTCTGCAATCGGTTTTACAGCAATTCACACTGGTCCCCATCGTGGCCGGCGACGCCAGTCCCGAACTAGTCAGCCAGGCGCTGGAGCTGTTGTGGGGCGGCGATGAAACCTTGCTGGTGATCAGTTCGGATCTTAGCCATTATCACGACTACGACACCGCCAAACGCCTGGACCAAGCGACTAGCCGAATGATAGAACAGTTGCAATACAATGAAATTTGCGGCGAGGCCGCCTGCGGTAAGGTGCCGGTCAACGGCTTGCTGAAGCTACTGAAACAAAAAGGTCTGTCTATTAAAACCATAGATCTGCGCAATTCCGGCGACACGGCCGGTAACAAACAGCAAGTGGTGGGATACGGTGCCTATGTCGTTGACTGAAACCTCGCAAAATCGCTTGCTGGCACTAGCCCGGCAATCCATAGTCCACGGCCTGCAAACCGGTCGGCCGCTAGCGGTTGATTTGGATGCTTATCCAGCGGAATTACGCGAAATCCGCGCGACTTTCGTCACCCTGGAACGCCGTGGCCAATTGCGCGGCTGTATCGGCATGCTGGAAGCGGTAAGGCCTCTGGCGGAAGATGTGGCCGAAAATGCCTTTGCGGCAGCGTTCCGGGATCGACGCTTTCCGCCATTAGCCGCTGGTGAACTGGCCGATCTTGACTTACATATTTCCGTGCTTAGCCCCGCCGTAGCGCTGACATTTTTGTCCGAAGCGGATCTGATCGCGCAACTGCGCCCCGGCATAGACGGCATCATCTTGCAGGAAGGCGCCCGGCGCGGCACCTTCCTGCCCTCGGTGTGGGAGGATTTACCCAACCCCACCGAGTTTTTACAACACTTAAAACAAAAGGCCGGCTTACCCGCCGCCTATTGGTCTGACAAGATACAAGCCTATCGTTATACCACCGAGATGTTCGGCTAGCAGTCAAGCGTTTTGTGCGCCGCCAACCCCTATAAATCCGGCCTTGGCGGCCTTTGATCTTGTTCCAAACCGACAACGAACATTATAATGGCGGCATTTTCGACTGATCCGGGCTCAGAGTTTCCTGCAACGTGCGTTTAGTTTACGCGCGGAAATCGACATGCCAAAGCCGATCAACCCTCTTCTTCATTCCTAGTATCACTGATGAAAAATCAAAATTACAAACCTTGCGACCTGGTGATTTACGGCGCATTGGGTGACCTATCGAAACGAAAGTTACTGATTTCGTTGTATCGTCTGGAAAAATCCAATTTGCTGGAAGCCGATACCCGGATTATCGGCGTCGACCGTTTGGAGGAAACCAGCGAAGGCTTCGTCCAAATTGCCCATAACAGCCTGAAATCGTTCTTAAACAAAGAGATAAACCCGGAAATCTGGGAGCGGCTGTCGCAAAGATTATCGTACTTGAAAATCGACCTGACTCAACCGGAGCAATATCTGCAGTTGAATGCCGCAGTCGATCCGGAAAAGCGGGTGATGGTCAACTATTTTGCGGTAGCGCCGTTTCTATTCAAAAGTATCTGCCAGGGTTTGCAAAGCTGCGGCGTATTAACCGCCGAATCGCGGATGGTGATGGAAAAACCCATCGGCCACGACTTGAAGTCTTCCAAGGAGATCAACGACGTCGTCGAAGAAGTCTTCCAGGAAGATCAGGTCTACCGTATCGACCATTACCTGGGCAAAGAGACGGTACTGAATCTGCTGGCCCTGCGTTTTGCCAACTCGATTTTCACTACCAACTGGAACCACAATACAATCGATCATATCCAGATTACGGTGGGTGAAGACATCGGCATCGAAGGCCGCTGGGAATACTTTGATAAAACCGGCCAGTTGCGCGACATGCTGCAAAATCACTTACTGCAGATTCTGACCTTTGTAGCGATGGAACCGCCGGCCGATCTGGAAGCTGAAAGCATCCACATGGAAAAAATCAAGGTGTTGAAAGCCTTGCGGCCGATTACCGCACGCAATGTCGAGGAAAAAACCGTGCGCGGCCAATATACCGCCGGTTTCATTAAAGGCGCGGCGGTGCCGGGTTATCTGGAAGAGGAAGGCGCCAACAAGGAAAGCACCACCGAAAGCTTCGTGGCAATTAGGGTGGACATCGACAACTGGCGTTGGGCCGGCGTACCTTTTTACATGCGCACCGGCAAACGCATGCCCAACAAGCGTACCGAGATCGTCGTCAACTTTAAACAATTGCCGCACAACATTTTCAAAGACAGCTTCCGCGACCTGCCGGCCAATAAACTGGTGATCCATTTGCAGCCCAACGAAGGCGTGGATGTGGTGATGTTGAACAAGGTACCGGGCATAGACGGTAATATCAAATTGCAACAAACCAAGCTGGACTTGAGTTTTTCGGAAACCTTCAAGAAAAACAGTATTTTCGGCGGCTACGAAAAACTGATTCTGGAAGCCCTGCGCGGCAACACCACGCTGTTTTTAAGCCGCGAGGAAATCGAACAAGCCTGGGCCTGGGTCGATTCGATCCAAGACGCCTGGGCGCAAAACCACAGCGCTCCAAAATCTTACCCGGCTGGCAGCTGGGGGCCGATTGCCTCCGTGGCATTATTGGCCCGCGACGGCCGCGCCTGGGAAGAGTAATCAATCTGTATCCATCACGAGAACAACGAACATGGTTAGAGAATTTTTTTTCGAACAACGTAACCACCTGTTTACCGCCTTGGTGGCCGAATGCCAGGATGTTTTGTCCGAAGCCGTCAGCAAACACGGTCAAGCCACTTTATTGGTGTCCGGCGGCAGCACCCCTGCCCCGCTTTATGAAGCTTTATCCAAATCCGATTTGAATTGGAAAAAAATCAAGGTGGCATTGGTAGATGAACGCTGGGTAGACAATCAACACAGCGCCAGCAACGAAGCTTTAATTCGCCGCAGCCTGCTGATCAACAACGCCAAAAACGTTGAGTTTATCGGCATGAAAACCCCGGCTGCCAAGGCAAAACAAGGTCAGGCAGAGGCTGAAGGCCGCTACGCCAAACTGCCGCAGCCTTTCACGCTGAGCATCGTCGGCATGGGCCCGGACGGTCATACCGCTTCGCTGTTTCCGCACGCAGAAGGTCTGGCCAACGCATTGAGTGAGGACAATCAAAATCTGACCGCGGCCATCACCGCCATTCAAAGCGAAGTGACCGGCGCCAATACAGAACGCCTGACCCTGACCCGCAACGCTTTATTAAAGTCGGAACGCATCGTGATTTTGTTTACCGGCGAAGATAAGTTGGCGGTGTTCAACAGCGCCCAGAAACCGGGCCCGGTAGAAGACATGCCGATTCGGGCCTTATTGAATCAGGAAGACGTGCCGGTGGAATTGTACTGGGCACCTTAGCCGCTTAAATTTAGGGTGGGTTAGACGCGCATAACCCGATCACTCTCGATTCCAAAACGCCGTTCGGCGCGTCGACACCACCCCATCTGCTGCCCTGGAGAGCTTATGCATCCTGTTTTAGAAAAAGTGACCGCCGACGTGGTGGAACGTAGCCGGGAAAGCCGCGCTGCTTATCTGGCCCGTATCGACGCCGCCATTGCCAACGGCCCGCAACGTACCAATCTGCCTTGCGCGAATCTGGCCCACGGTTTTGCCGTCTGTTCGGCGGCTGAAAAAGACGCTCTGTCGCATGCCGTGAAAGCCAACGTCGGCATTATCTCTGCCTACAACGACATGCTGTCGGCACACGAACCGTACCAACACTACCCGGAACTGATCAAACAAGCCGTGCGCGAAGCCGGCGGCGTCGCCCAGTTCGCCGGCGGCGTGCCGGCCATGTGCGACGGCGTCACCCAAGGCATGCCGGGCATGGAATTATCGCTGTTCAGCCGCGACGTGATTGCTTTATCCACGGCGATTGGCTTGAGCCATAACATGTTCGACGCCGCCTTGTATTTGGGCGTCTGCGACAAAATCGTGCCCGGCTTGCTGATCGGCGCCTTGAGTTTCGGCCACTTGCCTGCGGTTTTTGTGCCCGCCGGGCCGATGACTACCGGCATCTCCAACAAGGAAAAATCCCGCACCCGGCAAAAATTCGCCGAAGGTAAAGTCGGCGAAAAAGAACTGCTGGAATCGGAATCCAAGGCCTACCACAGCCCCGGCACCTGCACTTTCTACGGCACCGCCAACAGCAATCAGATGATGGTGGAAATCATGGGCCTGCACTTGCCAGGCAGCTCTTTCGTCAACCCCTACACTCCGCTACGCGACGAATTAACCAAAGCCGCCGCCAAACAAGTGTTGAAATTTACCGCGCTGGGTGACGACTTCCGGCCGATTGCCCACGTCGTCAACGAAAAAGCCATCATCAACGCGATTATCGGCTTACTGGCTACGGGCGGCTCGACCAATCACACCATCCATTTGATCGCCATCGCCCGCGCGGCCGGCATTATCATCAA
The window above is part of the Methylomonas sp. ZR1 genome. Proteins encoded here:
- a CDS encoding OmpA family protein yields the protein MKKPRSLDHDGLDGIIPSTDKARLSSANPQGKSDKTFKKPLRSNVPWLLGVIGLLAVVAVLVPDLAQKPAAITQTSALNKPATPDTGPEPATPDTQAPQPSTEAAPTLLADAKPDQAIAAKQEAQQSASGNDNPQTSDPMPELPTEPTAAGIPKVSPDTAAQISGTPSFTVYFKFDSSKLTPESANSSNELLSAARSCQSRIKLTGHTCNLGSDAANVQLGLTRANAVKRLLVGKGIGSTAIFTASEGMRNPAAPNDTKEGQALNRRVELQCVDN
- a CDS encoding EAL domain-containing protein: MPEKTTPHSPQTNTNTDLPSCNRCRDLEELDFDFSFAYQPIVNFFARTVFAHEALVRGVNGESAASILAKVTDANRYRFDQNCRIKAVEGAARLGIQEFVSINFMPNAVYQPEACIRSTFEAAQRYNFSKDRIIFEVIEGEDVSDRPHLINIFTEYRRFGFKTAIDDFGAGYAGLNLLAEFQPDVLKLDMDLVRDINLSKPKQAIVGGVVQICRELGIEVLAEGIETKAERDFLLGCGVTLFQGYLFCKPTFQAIGQINPDAWS
- the amrS gene encoding AmmeMemoRadiSam system radical SAM enzyme, which codes for MTTLLSADTAITRYWHVLADGKVQCDLCPRFCKMHEGQRGLCFVRQNLHGQIVMTSYGRSSGFAIDPIEKKPLNHFLPGTPIFSFGTAGCNLACKFCQNWDISKSREMDTLMSRAEPEAIARAALEHACSSVAYTYNDPVIFHEYAIDTAQACRELGLKSVAVTAGYVCAEPRAEFYRYMDAANVDLKAFSEDFYHKITGGHLQAVLETLQYLKHETPVWLELTTLLIPGANDSETELEAMTQWVVEHLGPDVPMHFTAFHPDWKMTDTPHTPRSTLLLARSIALKNGVRYAYVGNVHDKSAESTYCHSCGKILIGRDWYELSDWNLDAAGNCRFCGCSCAGVFNPLPGDWGAKRQAVKF
- the amrB gene encoding AmmeMemoRadiSam system protein B, producing MNRKPAVAGRFYPAHPQQLHDAVSGYLQDLRPTGKAPKAMIVPHAGYVYSGPIAATAYARLKPAAASITRVVLIGPSHHVAFRGLAVSRTHAYTTPLGDVEVDQAAIEALVSLPFVEYIEQAHTLEHSLEVHLPFLQSVLQQFTLVPIVAGDASPELVSQALELLWGGDETLLVISSDLSHYHDYDTAKRLDQATSRMIEQLQYNEICGEAACGKVPVNGLLKLLKQKGLSIKTIDLRNSGDTAGNKQQVVGYGAYVVD
- the amrA gene encoding AmmeMemoRadiSam system protein A, giving the protein MSLTETSQNRLLALARQSIVHGLQTGRPLAVDLDAYPAELREIRATFVTLERRGQLRGCIGMLEAVRPLAEDVAENAFAAAFRDRRFPPLAAGELADLDLHISVLSPAVALTFLSEADLIAQLRPGIDGIILQEGARRGTFLPSVWEDLPNPTEFLQHLKQKAGLPAAYWSDKIQAYRYTTEMFG
- the zwf gene encoding glucose-6-phosphate dehydrogenase, with translation MKNQNYKPCDLVIYGALGDLSKRKLLISLYRLEKSNLLEADTRIIGVDRLEETSEGFVQIAHNSLKSFLNKEINPEIWERLSQRLSYLKIDLTQPEQYLQLNAAVDPEKRVMVNYFAVAPFLFKSICQGLQSCGVLTAESRMVMEKPIGHDLKSSKEINDVVEEVFQEDQVYRIDHYLGKETVLNLLALRFANSIFTTNWNHNTIDHIQITVGEDIGIEGRWEYFDKTGQLRDMLQNHLLQILTFVAMEPPADLEAESIHMEKIKVLKALRPITARNVEEKTVRGQYTAGFIKGAAVPGYLEEEGANKESTTESFVAIRVDIDNWRWAGVPFYMRTGKRMPNKRTEIVVNFKQLPHNIFKDSFRDLPANKLVIHLQPNEGVDVVMLNKVPGIDGNIKLQQTKLDLSFSETFKKNSIFGGYEKLILEALRGNTTLFLSREEIEQAWAWVDSIQDAWAQNHSAPKSYPAGSWGPIASVALLARDGRAWEE
- the pgl gene encoding 6-phosphogluconolactonase is translated as MVREFFFEQRNHLFTALVAECQDVLSEAVSKHGQATLLVSGGSTPAPLYEALSKSDLNWKKIKVALVDERWVDNQHSASNEALIRRSLLINNAKNVEFIGMKTPAAKAKQGQAEAEGRYAKLPQPFTLSIVGMGPDGHTASLFPHAEGLANALSEDNQNLTAAITAIQSEVTGANTERLTLTRNALLKSERIVILFTGEDKLAVFNSAQKPGPVEDMPIRALLNQEDVPVELYWAP
- the edd gene encoding phosphogluconate dehydratase; amino-acid sequence: MHPVLEKVTADVVERSRESRAAYLARIDAAIANGPQRTNLPCANLAHGFAVCSAAEKDALSHAVKANVGIISAYNDMLSAHEPYQHYPELIKQAVREAGGVAQFAGGVPAMCDGVTQGMPGMELSLFSRDVIALSTAIGLSHNMFDAALYLGVCDKIVPGLLIGALSFGHLPAVFVPAGPMTTGISNKEKSRTRQKFAEGKVGEKELLESESKAYHSPGTCTFYGTANSNQMMVEIMGLHLPGSSFVNPYTPLRDELTKAAAKQVLKFTALGDDFRPIAHVVNEKAIINAIIGLLATGGSTNHTIHLIAIARAAGIIINWDDFDNLSKAIPLLTKIYPNGPADVNQFQAAGGMGLLIQELLEHGLLHGDILTIGDQRGMAQYSQVPTLNDGKLSWEAGPAVSLDPDVISSVAQPFAAGGGLHVMHGNLGRGVSKISAVAEKHQVVTAPAMVFDDQLDVVAAFKRGELEKDVIVVLRFQGPKANGMPELHKLTPVLGVLQDRGFHVALVTDGRMSGASGKVPSAIHMWPECIDGGPLAKVRDGDIIALNTQTGEVNVQVDQAEFDARVPTPNSATGHHFGMGRELFGAMRANASTSETGATNLFFVD